From Eremothecium sinecaudum strain ATCC 58844 chromosome III, complete sequence:
CAAGAAATATGATAGATAGATTAATGGAGTCAGGGTTTTCGTATGAGGAGTGTCTTCTTGCCCTTGAACAGTCATCCTTTGACGAGGCTGAAGCTGCTGGTATCCTCACTGCTTCCCTTGCACCTAGTGATATGCAATCTACTGAAATATCCTCAGACGAGTCGAAAGAGATATGGTATCAGGAATTAGATGCACTCTCGAGTATTTACGAGGCCGACCAACATACTATTATAGAAAAGGATACCTGCTTCATGATGAATTTAAGCGAAGAACTACATTTAAAAGTGAAGTTTTACAAGACAAAGTATTACCCATCTCAGCTTCCTGGAATTATCGTTTCGACGTTTGATAAGAACTATAAATTGCCAAATTATATTAAACAACAGATAGTGCGGAAGTTATTGCACTATATTGAGAGTTCTGGCATCTTTGGAGATATTTTGCTGTTCAACATATTTGGGTGGTTACAAGAGCATTTGGTAAATATCATTGACAATCCAGGTCCATTGTTCTTTGAAACCAAGAACGGCGAAGGAAATTTGAGAGACCAAAAATCAAAACCAGCAATCAAAAAAGAATCTAAAGGAAGAGGTCGTGCAACTAAGACATTAACGCAAGATGAGGTTACTCGAATTGAACAGGAATATTTAGATAGAATTAAAACACCACAATATGGTGAAATGATTAGTCAAAGATCAAAATTGCCAGCCTGGGGTAAACAAAAGAGAATTGTCGAAATGGTAGAAAATAATGATGTCATTCTCGTTACAGGTGAAACAGGTTCCGGTAAATCGACTCAAGTTGTTCAATTCCTGCTTGATAGTTTGATGAAGGATAAGAAGGACTTTTCGAAGCGCAAAATTATATGTACGCAGCCCAGGAGGATTTCAGCAATAGGTTTAGCGGAACGTGTATCAGATGAAAGACGCACAAAATGTGGTAGTGAGGTTGGTTATATTATTAGAGGCGGTAACAAGACATCGGCATACACTAGGATAGTCTTTATGACTACCGGTGTTTTGGTTAGAATCCTACAGGGGGATAAGACTTTCTTGAGTAACTCTATTGTTGTTATAGATGAGGTACACGAGAGAAGTGTTGACACTGACCTTTTGGTTATtttattgaagaatattCATAAGAAAATTCCAGGCATGAAGATTGTTTTAATGAGTGCTACCGTCAATGTTGAAATCTTTAAGAATTATTTTGATGGTATGAAAACATGTCATATCGAAGGGAGAACATTTCCAATTAAGGATTACTTCTTAGAGGATATTTTGGAGGAATTAGACtttaaaattaaaagaAAAAACTTCGACGATATCGACTTTGTTGACGAAGACTCAGCTTTCTTGAGACCAACAGCGGATTCGAAGTTTTTCCAAAGTGGCCAGATCAATTTCGATCTTTTAGCTGATACCGTTTTCCATGTCCATAAAAGGTTGATTTCTGAGAACAACAACGGTTCTATTATCGTATTTTTGCCCGGTGTTGGTGAAATTAACAAGTGCTGTCAAATTTTAAGTCGCGAAGACAATAATTCAGACCTTGTCATTTTACCCTTGCACTCTTCTTTGACAACCGAAGCCCAGAAGCGTGTTTTCAATAGGATTCCAGGGAAACGTAAAGTTGTGGTCTCTACTAACATCGCTGAAACATCCATCACTATTGATGATTGTGTCGCCACTATTGACACTGGTCGTGCGAAGGTCATGGATTACAATCCAAAAGAAAATATTACGAAGTTGGTAGAAACCTTTATTTCTAAAGCAGAAGTAAAACAACGTAGAGGTCGTGCTGGTAGAGTTCAAGAGGGCTATTCTTACAAATTATTTTCGAAAAATGTCTTTAATGGAATGATGGAATCGCCTATACCTGAAATCAAAAGAATACCTTTGGAGTCTTTGTATCTATCAGTGAAATCGCTCAGTATAACAAATGTGATGAAATTTTTGGCAACCGGTATCGATCCACCACCCATGTCTTCCTTTTTGAAGTCTGAACAAATGTTAATAAGAACAGGTTTACTTCGAGAAGAAGATAAGTCACTGACCGAACTTGGTAAATATGTGAGCATGATGCCTGTTATGGATACTAAGCATGGTAAACTCTTAGTTTATTCGATAATTTTCGGATGCACAGATATTGGTGTCTTACTCACATCTGTATTAGGCGCAGGAGCAATGCCATTTGTTGGTCCAAGTGAAAACAGAGATAAAATAAAGGCTATATTATCACAGTTCAAAGGTAAAGGCGATATACTAGCAATCACCGAGATAGTAAGCCAATACCTCGACATGAAGGACAGCTCAAGTCGCCGTAAGTTTATGGCAGATAACTTGTTATCCTATAGGAAACTTGAGGAAATTCAGAACTCGATTACTCAGTACTATTCTATTTTGGCGGATGCCGGGCTACTTCCTTTGGGATACAAGCCTGGATCTGTTGAACATTTGAACAGAAATGCAGGTAATTATAACGTGTTAAAGTGCATAATAACTGGTGCATTCTATCCCAACGTGGCACGAGTTCAATATCCAGATCCAAAGTTCATCTCTGTCAGTTCAGGCGCTGTAGAGGTAGACTCGGAGGCCAAGCTGACTAAGTTCTGGATTATCAACGAGGAATACATAGACCATCTCTCTTCTGTTGAGCCCAAAAATGATACCGGAAACGCTCCACTCCCTACTACTCGGGCGTTTATACATCCTTCGTCGGTGCTATTCACATCGGAAAATTCCCAGGCCCAACCTATCAGTGCGATGGATGATAACATCTCCCCGTCCTTATCTAAGCTCACACTCTCCTCGTCCAAAGCTCCCTTTGTGGTCTACAATGCAGCTTTTTCAACATCCAAACTTTTTTTGCGTGACCTGACACCGACATCCACTCTAGCACTGCTTCTATTTGGAGGCCCTATCCACTACGAGATTCACGGAACCGAGCATTCTCCAGGCATTGTCGTTGATCAATGGCTCCCAATACGAACTTGGTGCAAGAATGGTGTCCTATTAAAAGAAGTAAGAGAACTACTTGACCAAGTACTGCAGAAGCGACTAGAGGATACGACTTCATTCAGCCCCGACGATAAAGAAGGGCAAATCTTAAAACTTATAGAACACGTAATCAACATAGAATAATTGAAATTACTCATCTAACGCATCATTGTGCTATTTTAACCTACCCTCTGAAGGTATGAGTATCCTATAGCCGTTTCCCAGCGTGGCTGTTACCAGACCTTAAGAGGTGCAAAAAATGAAGGGTGCGGGGTTCGAACCCGCGCGGACACCGTCCAACAGATCTTAAGTCTGCCGCCTTAGACCACTCGGCCAACCCTCCTACTCGTAGATCTGTCTGGGTGTGATTTGCGTGCACCTATAACGTATAATATTGCACATTGTGACTGCTGCACCCTTTGTTTGCAACAGCCGTGCAATCTTCGGTCATGTACAAAAGTATATTGTATGTTCCATTATGTGCAAACAATGGTTATCTTCAAAATGCCACAGTCCTCTCGTGCATTGACAGATATTGATCGCAAAACACATTCGGCGGTGATATCAGCACGAATGCAGTCATCTATCTATATCCAGTACCTTATACTAGCTATCGCTGTATGGTGACATTTGTTAATCGCTCTTTGTAAAAACCAACCTCGTTAACTTTGAAACACTACATCCGTAACTGCGGTGTAATAATGTCGCTTGCACTAGAACATAGGAACAATTCCACCAACCTCAAACATAAAATTTTCCTGGGCAAATGGCGCAGTTGGTAGCGCGCTTCCCTTGCAAGGAAGAGGTCATCGGTTCGATTCCGGTTTTGTCCATTACTTTTTCGCCTTCAGCCTCGGATTATTTCGTCACCATCTCCTATTGTATTCGGAGGCCATAGGGCAGCTTCTATTTTAGCAGTTTAGCAGTTCTAGAACCATAAAAAGAACGCTATGATGTTATTCGTAGGCAGGCTTGCTTGTAATATCGGTATCTATAGCAGCGAAGTTTCATAATTAACTTGCATTGCCTGCATCACAAAATATGCGGCCAAAAGGTCGATTCTGCGTTCTCGAAAGAGCAGTATGTAAGCAGCGATTAAAATATCTTGCTCAATTGTAGTATACTAATAATACTTAataattaattaattagAGTTATTTCATGGCACTGAGAGTTGCCTTAGTGACTACCATTTTTTATACCACTTAAATAATATAACTAATTCGTTCATTCTTACTTAACTCAAAGTATTCATGAAAGGTTAAGGATACATACTTAAGTAACGCAAGTTAATTTAGGTAGTATTATAAAGGGAGAATTTTTGGATAGAAATTCGCTCGTGGATTGATATAATACTGTCTGATTAGGTGAATTTTTTACTTGGGGGTTATTTTTGGGTAGATTTATAAAAGCTACTAAGATCTTGTTACCGACATCTTGATGACGCAGACAACAGTAGGAATGGATGATCTTATTCCGCTTCCATCTGAGACTGTAACGGTAATAAATGTACGGAATACGCCGTCAAGTGGTCCAAAGGCGAACTTTGGACATATAAAGTCTAAATCGCAGCCAAATATACAGCCTTCGAAAGGTAGTGTATCATCGCCGAGCAGGTTATCAGTTGGGATGTTATCATCGTTTATTCCACTCAAACACTTTAGTATAAATAGTGCAAGCCAGCAGAAGTACCCGGTTCACGATAAATGTGCGATTTTGGACTGTGTGGATTTGAAGACTCTACTTGTTGATAATCGTGATGTGCTTGTAATCGACGTTCGTTGCTACATGGAGTATTCGAAAGCGCACATCAAAGGCGCTATTAATGTGAGCCTGCCGTCAACGCTGTTGAAGAGGAAGAACTTCGACTTGGTGAAGCTGTTGAAGAACCTACCGGAGTCTGAAAGAATTCAAATACAGCATAAGCTGGAGGGTAGAACTGTTCAGGGCATTCCTTCCATCATAATATATGACCAGCTGCCAATAAGCCCGAATGGATCTACAAGCCTCGCATGTTTTGGTATTTGCTCGAAGTTCCTCGAGCACGACTGGGGCAGTTCGGAATTCAAGAGGCCTGGTGTTTCCATTCTGAATGAAGGATTTTTGCAATTTCAGTTACAATATCCGGCGCTGGTGGAGTCGACCACTTTGGACGAGTATAAGGAGCAGCTGGCCGAGTGCAATAAGCTAGATACGCTCTTATCGTGTTCGTCCCCGCTCTCTTCGTCTAATGTCTCACCAGTGGATTCAGACGACTCTTCGTCAAAAATATCTTTGCAATTGACGAAGTTCCAACTTCCTAGAAGGCAGACACGATTAAGCATCGGGTCTACACAGTCCTTCTCCTCGTTCCATTTCAGACACCCAGAAGAAAGCAACAACTTAGAAAGTTACCTGGTTGCTGTCGATATGAGCGAGAGCAGCAAGTGCTCTTCGCACGAAGAGGACGACTATGAACCATCTACGTCAAGTTCCAAGGACATATACAGCTCTCCACTGAAACTAAGGTTCCAGGTGGGTTTCGAAAAGCTGTTAACTATGCATCAAAGAGATCTAATAAACATGAAAATTCCACAATGGTTTCAAGAACTAATGCTAGAATGCTCGAAATTACAATTTGTTGAGCAATTCCAGCGCCTCGACCTAATGGAACGAGCGAGATTGGATAGACTATTTGTTATATCGCCTACATCATGCCCTGACAGTTTAAGCGTTGAATTGAATGATAATGAACTTAATTTTGAAACGGACTATAACCCTACGATATCTGTCTCATGCGGTCTAGAACTAGGAACCAAAAATAGATACAAAGGCATTATCCCATATGAACACACAAGGGTGGTATTAAAGAAAGATCTTGCCATAAAAGTTAATGAGGTATCATTCGATGAACAGTCCTTAGTGGAGACATACATTAATGCAAACTACCTAACGGGTCCGTTTACGGACATTAGAACACCCGGCGAATCTCTTAGGTATATTGCAACGCAAGCTCCATTAAGTGAAACTATTCATGACTTCTACACATGTATTATTAATAACAACGTCCCGCTTGTTCTCACGTTAACAGACCAATATGAGTGTGGGATTGAGAAGTGCAGCAACTTTTGGGACTCTAGCATCCATAATGGAATTAAAGTGGAACTAATGGAAACGGATAGACTAGATGATCTATATTTGAGGAGGATAAAACTAACTTATAATCAGGGCAAGTCTACCCATACGTTCTTACAAGTGCAAATAACGGGCTGGCCAGACTTGGGCATTTTGACTCATCCATCCTATATTATCTATATGATCAGTATAAAAAATTATCTGTTGGATCGTCTGATTAAACGAGGATTCTACAGTAATGATCATCCGCCGACTATATTAGTTCACTGCTCAGCGGGATGCGGCAGAACAGGGACCTTATGCACTGTGGACACAATCCTATCTAACTTGGAAAGTATCGATGAAGTTTATGGACAGGCACTCGTTTCGGGTGCTACTTCGAAGAATCCTTTCGATCCTGTGGTCCTCACAATTGACCGCTTCAGGAAGCAAAGGATGTCCATGGTGCAGACGATAAATCAATTTCTTTTTGTTTACGATTGTCTTCTCCTTTACTTTACGCAACAACTGGACGTTGACTCTCAAGGTAGGAGTTCTTGGCAAACATTTATGAGCTCCCTTGATAGATTAGATATATTAAAGAACTTTCTATGTAACGCAACAGTCAATTAATATGCTAGGAGTTGGTTTCATTACGTGCTTATTACATTTTCTTTTATAGCTTACATGTTCGCTGTCACAGGTGATACATGTATATACCGACGTATTCAGTTTCTTCGATGGTTAATGAAGGACACATGCAGAGGTAGAAATGTCTTTGACTGCTAAATGCATAAAACTAGTGCAATAGGAGTATGCTTTTGCGATTATTATCCCAATACTAATTCATATAAGATTACCAGGATGTTTATTCCAATCAATGGGATCCTTAACAGCGTTTGCACTGCACCGATTAACTTGATTAGTTTCGACTTTGTAGAGTTATCATTCTGTCCAAAAGCTGGTTGCTGTGACTTTGAACCTAGACCAACTGTAATAGATATTTGTTAGTTTACTGTGTTCTTTAAACTGCCACCCCTTGGTACACTTAAACATACTTCTTCTTAGAAACCTCTCCTCACTCAAAACTGCTACTGAATTCACCAGAAGCAGTATCACGTAAAATAGTCTACCTAAACCAAATATCATTGTAATACGTGATATATGCTGATTCTTCTAGCGTACTTGTATGTTTCTTCATTTAGTAGGCTTTAAAAACAACGGCTATGTAAAATTATAGGCTTCATCGGGAATACATAAATGTACTTGTTAACTAACACAAGAAACTATAGAAAGTCTAGCATGTCCTCTGAGTGTCTCTGATAACTGCTAATGCTTGAGCACGTAACGAAATGATAGTTGACTTATATTTAAGGTTTATTAAAACACATATACAAAAAGGTTTAGTAGTGTATAAATGATGAGAATTGCTTCAGTCAGCGTTACGTCTGGCAACCTTCTTGGCCAATCTCTTACCAGTACCGAAGACCTTCTTACCTCTGTTCTTTCTTTGCTTTCTTTGTTGTCTGGAAGCCTTTTCGACCTTCTCAGCCATACCGTATCTCACCAATCTGTAGGTTGGCTCGAACTTCTTAGCGTCAGCAACAGAGTTGTAGACCAAACCGAAACCAGTAGATCTACCACCACCGTATTGGGTTCTGAAACCGAAAACAGAGACAGAGTCCTTTTCAGCCTTGTAGGCATCAGCCAACTTTTCCCTCAACTCGTCCTTGGAGACATTAGCTCTGTTTGGGTGCAAAACGTCAACGACAAATTGCTTTCTAGCCAACAATGGGTTGGTGATAACCTTTCTAGTACGAATAGTAATAGCGTCAGACTGTTAAAGTTAGTTAGTAAACATGGCCTTAGATCTGACAAACTGTGTATCAACTAAGGAACCTCTCCGGATGACAATAATTATGACTTTAAAAGCCCCAGCCGTGTTCGTCGGtgtatattttatattataGTTCTAACTGGTTCTTTGTTTTAACTCCAGGCTCATTTTGTCGTTCATGGAAGCGTGTATTGATTAATATTTCAGATATCTCTCATTTGAACGTATAACCACCATCTAATATATTACAAGTTCTCTTATATTGATCGCACAGTCCGTAGTTAACACTATGATTGACATACCATTCCTGTTTATACCCTCTGTAATAGGCTTCGTGATCAATAATTTAACCCAATAACTCTACAAGTAATAAGCTCCTAATAGCTGGAAAAAGTCTGGTACGTTGAACCTTCGGACTGTTAGACAGTGAAGCTACGAGGCTGCACTGGGAACCCGTCCCGCTAGTGGGGAGCTAGAGAGGATGGTCCGCCCGAGCAGTGAGTGTAGGGGAGCCCTGGGCTGTACGGCTGAGCCGACCTAGACTGGGACGGTGGCCATCGCACGAGTGACAATCAACAACGCAATAAAAAATGATATTTGGATGTATGGGTGCGCAGTCATATTTCTTTTTGATCACGTGAGTGTAATCACGTGGTGTCGTAATGCTGCTGATTCAATACAGCCATCCGAGCTGTATAAAAAGACAATAAGGCATCCACGCATATGAGATTGCGTGCTAATCTACTGTTATTCTTGTTCTAAAATGTGCCTGAGAATCCAGCGTGCAACGGCATATCAGCGAAAAGAGAGCCATTTTGTCTAACTCAAGTTCTTAACAATTCTTTAACCTAAAAGTATATTTACTATGTACCAAATAACAGTAATTCTTACATATATTCGTACACGGCTATGTCGCATGGATATATTCGCATGACTATGTTTGCATGCGCTTCAATCAATCAAATTCCAGTCTAAACAAGTAGACTTGGAATACTTGCACCTATTATTTCTCTGGCTTTGTGATTGCAATTCTCACAGCCTTTGTTTGGGTATAGTTGTCCAGAGCTTGTTCTCCCATTTCAGAACCGATACCAGATTGACCAAATCCACCGAATGGCACTCTTGGGTGGAAGTTGTTGTAAGTGTTCACCCAAATTGTACCTGCCTTGATTCTGTTTGAAACCTCAACAGCCTTGTTAATGTCCTTGGTATGAATACCAGCTGCTAGACCATATTCAGAATCGTTAGCTAAACTAATAACTTCATCAACAGTAGAGAATTTTGCAATGGTAACAAATGGTCCGAAGATCTCCTCCTTAACAATTCTCATATCCTCTTTAACATCGGCAAAAATAGTAGGTTTGATGAAGTAGCCCTTGTCTCCATGTCTCTCACCACCAGTGAGAAGAGTGGCACCCTCCTTAAGACCAATTCCAACGTAGGACATAATCTTGTCAAATTGAACCTTTGAATTTTGAGCACCTTGGAACACTTCTTCATCGAATGGGTTACCAACCTTGATGTTCTCAGAGTATGCCTTAAACTTCTGCAAAACTTCATCGTAAACAGTGTCCTGAACGTAAATTCTTGAACCAGCGCAGCAAACTTCACCAGAATTGTAGAAAATACCGAATGCAATGTTGCTTACGGCTTGGTCCAAGTCCGCGTCAGCAAAGACAATATTTGGAGACTTTCCACCCAATTCCAGGGAAACCTTCTTTATAGTATCACCACAGGCCTTCATGACTAGACGACCAACAGCGGTAGAACCCGTGAAAGCAAGCTTACTAATACCAGGATGAGTACACAAACGGTTACCAACAATCTTACCGAAACCAGGTAAAATATTCATGACACCGTTTGGAATACCGGCCTCATTGGCCAATTGCGAAACATATAGAGCAGATAATGGAGTACTTTCAGCTGGCTTCAACACAACCGTGTTACCAGTAGCTAGAGCAGGTCCGATTTTCCATGACCACATCAACAAAGGAAAGTTCCATGGGATGATTTGCCCACAGACACCCAAGGGTTCTCTGATTGTATAATTGAGGGAATCAGACCCAGTATTAATGTAAGTACCATTGAGCTTATCAGCCCAGCCTCCACATAGTCTCAGGTAACGAGCAACCAAAGATATATCGCCTCTTGAACATTGTAGCGATTTACCATTGTCCATAGACTCAATCCCAGCCAAAGTCTCATGGTTAGCTTCGATGAGGTCCGCTAGCTTAAATAAGCATCTCGCACGGAATTCCGGATCAGCGACGGACCATGAATCAAATGCCCGCTTAGCGACAATCACAGCATCGTCGACATCTTCCTCGCGCGCTTCATAAACATGGGTGATCTCAGCTTCTGTAGAAGGGTCCACAACTTCGAATGTCTTCTTCTGCCTGGAAGGGACGAACTTTCCGTCAATGAAGAGACCTGTTGGTTGTTTATAAGTAATACCGTTGGGTAGGGTAATATTAACGCTCAAAGGCAGATTAGAGTAGCTTCTGGCGAACCTTTTAGCTATTGTACGAACTTCGGACGTAGCTATCATTTTTTTGCACGATTATGAGATGCTATTAGGAATGTAAGTTCTCAATTACAGCTACATACTGACTTATAGCCCCTACTTATACCTCCCCATCTCCGGCACCCAACCAAAACTCAGAGTTATTCGTAGTTAAGTGAAAGCGGGGTCAATTAGGATGACATGGTGGGTGAAAATAAATTTTACCTGAACACGGAAATTACCATCATTTAACCTGCCTTAAAAGAGGTTTTCCTACGGGGTAGTATAGGAAGGGGGGCTTGCTAATTCCCTacaaaaaagaaaaagCCAGGTTAATTTAATTGTTATAAATCTTACAAAGGTCACAGTGCTAATGACCGAGTCTACATCGGTGTTATTTGCATATAGATATGCTCTTAAGTCCAGCAAAAGGCTTGTGCGGACGTTGCGGACGTTGCGGGTATCTTAAAGCTATCGTCCACTGCAGTGTGTAAACGCCCGTGTAAACGCCCGTGTAAATGCCCGGTAGCCCTGAAATTCGTCATTTTCGCCGTAGCGGATGATGAGGCTGTAAAATGTCCCACGTGACATTGTGTGGGGTAATCCGGGTAATAGTGTCCGGGTAAGTTTCAAACAGCTTCAAAGGCAGCAAGGAAAAAGCAGTGAAACGTTTTTAGCCACTAAGGGGTATGCGTGTTTCTTATTCATCATAACACCCTAAGGACCAATGGTGGAGGAATATAGTGACTATGGTGGGAACGATGACCTGCAGGAGGTTGATTACACGGTAAATAAGGAATGTCTTCAAAGTAGGACAGAGAGTGCACCGTTTACTGAAGAGCGTTTAGTTCAAATCTTAGAAGGCGTGTTTTCGGACGAAGAACAAGTAGACGATAATTATGATCCTATTAAAACAGCCCTAGAACGGTTGACGGAAGTTTCCTCACGGCACAAGTTTGTTGTTAACGTTACGGAAGTGCGAGGAACATCTAGGGAAGGATTGGAAATATCTGGGCGGCTAGGCGCATCCTGGGACGCAGTTAAGGACGGCATGTATAATCACCGTGTAACGAAAGGTGGAAGTGAATTTTTAATTACTGTGTTGTGGCTTATTAAATAGATCGGTATTTTAGTATTAAATTTTTCTCTAATGTATTATTTAAAGCGGCTAATGAAGGTGGGTTGCAAGTCTTGAGACTTGATCGCATCCAGACGGGCCGGATCATTCGCGATTGCCTGCGCCTGCGCGGTTAACTGTTTGATGCTCGTTGAGTCAAGGCCCTTTCTGCATTTTAATATGCTTTGGAGGAATTCGAGGGGTGTGTCCCAGTAAACATCAAGACATTGAACCCATGTTTCTATAATAATGTCAACAGGGCTGCAACTGAAGTCCATGAAAAACTCCATCAGCTTGAATTTCTCATCGATTATATGTTTCTCCTCATTTGGAACAAATTGAATGAAAAGCTTGTAGAAGATTTCGAAATCACGTTTCATGCATTCAAGGAACTTATTCTGCTTTGTCTTGAAAACATGGTCGAACTTCAATGCATGAATGAATTTGAGGATCGTTTCCTCAATGATTGATTCCACCAACGTGGAATACACGAATGGGTTCATTTGGCTTCTTATGTCACTGAGGTATTCGAATAGAGTATCCGAGATTTGCTGTGCTTGGTTGCCAGTATACCACGATTTGCTAAACAGTTCCGAATATGGTTTACGTAAATCATCAAATATCAAAATCACCAAGCCATTAGTACTGCATTTGGCGACCTCGGCAAAGCCATCTAATGTTTGCTCTATATGGTTGATAATTGTACGCTCATGCACTTTGGAAACCATTGAACCATACTTTTGCGAAATTGCAACTGCGTAATCTGCGGCTTTCATTTGGTCATTGGCAACCGCCACAAGATATTCTACCAACCCTCCTGCACTCTCATCCTCCTTTTTGATACTTTCTGGGTTCTCCTCATACTTTCGGTTATACTGGATGCATTTCTTCACTTCTTTCCCAATGGTTCTCATCCAGTTACTCTGACGCTGTGACATGAGCTCACAAAACCGCTCCACTACTCCAACAAGGATTTTCGCCTGACCGGAGCCAGCAGCAACTTCCACTTGTTGCGTAAACATTTGGAAACACGTTTTTGTCCCGTCCAAAAATAGGAGATTCTCTGAATCCGT
This genomic window contains:
- the ALD5 gene encoding aldehyde dehydrogenase (NAD(P)(+)) ALD5 (Syntenic homolog of Ashbya gossypii ACL044W; Syntenic homolog of Saccharomyces cerevisiae YER073W (ALD5)) gives rise to the protein MIATSEVRTIAKRFARSYSNLPLSVNITLPNGITYKQPTGLFIDGKFVPSRQKKTFEVVDPSTEAEITHVYEAREEDVDDAVIVAKRAFDSWSVADPEFRARCLFKLADLIEANHETLAGIESMDNGKSLQCSRGDISLVARYLRLCGGWADKLNGTYINTGSDSLNYTIREPLGVCGQIIPWNFPLLMWSWKIGPALATGNTVVLKPAESTPLSALYVSQLANEAGIPNGVMNILPGFGKIVGNRLCTHPGISKLAFTGSTAVGRLVMKACGDTIKKVSLELGGKSPNIVFADADLDQAVSNIAFGIFYNSGEVCCAGSRIYVQDTVYDEVLQKFKAYSENIKVGNPFDEEVFQGAQNSKVQFDKIMSYVGIGLKEGATLLTGGERHGDKGYFIKPTIFADVKEDMRIVKEEIFGPFVTIAKFSTVDEVISLANDSEYGLAAGIHTKDINKAVEVSNRIKAGTIWVNTYNNFHPRVPFGGFGQSGIGSEMGEQALDNYTQTKAVRIAITKPEK
- the TDA2 gene encoding Tda2p (Syntenic homolog of Ashbya gossypii ACL046C; Syntenic homolog of Saccharomyces cerevisiae YER071C (TDA2)), with product MVEEYSDYGGNDDLQEVDYTVNKECLQSRTESAPFTEERLVQILEGVFSDEEQVDDNYDPIKTALERLTEVSSRHKFVVNVTEVRGTSREGLEISGRLGASWDAVKDGMYNHRVTKGGSEFLITVLWLIK